In Deinococcus sedimenti, a single genomic region encodes these proteins:
- a CDS encoding AAA family ATPase codes for MSHLYYLVGAPGSGKRTVGKALSALTGAALLDNHLTNDPVFLAAGVSGHEPVSDDVWALCFEVRRAVRAATLHAPPTLAHIFTNYLTAEDREWANVARLRELAAERGVPFVPVWLECPLPELERRMGLPERRERLKLRDPAQLRELLDRAGTLPPPADALVLDTSHLDPLEAARRIVAFAGAVSEGDLP; via the coding sequence ATGAGTCACCTGTACTACCTGGTCGGGGCGCCCGGCAGCGGCAAACGCACGGTCGGGAAGGCACTGTCGGCGCTGACGGGCGCGGCGCTGCTGGACAATCACCTGACGAACGACCCGGTGTTCCTGGCGGCTGGGGTGTCGGGACACGAGCCGGTCAGTGATGACGTGTGGGCGCTGTGTTTCGAGGTGAGGCGTGCGGTGAGGGCGGCGACCCTGCACGCGCCCCCGACGCTGGCACACATCTTCACGAACTATCTGACCGCGGAGGACCGGGAGTGGGCGAACGTGGCGCGCCTGCGGGAACTGGCGGCGGAGCGGGGTGTACCGTTCGTCCCGGTGTGGCTTGAATGTCCGCTGCCGGAACTGGAGCGGCGGATGGGACTCCCGGAGCGGCGCGAGCGCCTGAAGTTGCGTGACCCGGCGCAGCTGCGGGAATTGCTCGACCGGGCCGGGACGCTCCCGCCCCCGGCGGACGCGCTGGTGCTGGACACGTCGCACCTGGACCCGCTGGAGGCCGCGCGGCGGATCGTGGCGTTCGCCGGAGCAGTCAGCGAAGGGGACCTGCCGTGA
- a CDS encoding PAS domain S-box protein translates to MKAAEDAALGRLAALMQGAVWQADPATHRTTFISERLSDIVGFTPEQWTAEPAFWESRLHPEDRTWVQEALEGGIRQGEPFTLEYRLFDTAGQVVWVRDLITPVYDGTQLTALGGMMLDITSERDNETALRTALDQFARLFNGSPVGLAVIAADSGRVQRSNNAFRAVAGLRTSLRPGAPGTDTLWADPEAAAQFWAALQAGPVQEWPAQWLDSGREVREVTLSADRLNDEGDTAFVMMRDVTSQVQARRDSEASERRFRALVQHSSDLITVLHPSGTILYASPAVEAVLGYDSEEAVGRNALDHLHPDDHEAIQREFGRAVFGGSGATARMTSRFICCNGEFRHLEWVATNQLDDPSIQGIVMNSRDVTERVHADQERLETQQTFETLFSASPEAILLVEFAGAMEIVECNDVAAAMRGYQRDELIGQSTYRSMPNGAALLADAKANDAFRERVRAAGRLQFEAEHLHRDGHVYPVEINLALVTIRGREMMLCVERDISERRAAAEALEASQARLVASEKLAGLGRLTAGLAHEINTPLAATMTELHDAARLVQEYRDSVGHAQVTDADHLEIAAELNRAVEAAQRNLTRIGDFIRKIRGHTRDTITERVAFDAVKHTENTLSMLAHEARAAKVDLLLEQPRLPVRLHGEPGRLTQIVTNLVVNALHACAPGSTVTVSFEALDDGSAVMRVQDTGSGIPEDVLPRIFEPMFTTKPVGQGTGLGLSIIHDIITGHFGGEIQVQTSGAGTCFTVTFPARPPGAAPALETAATT, encoded by the coding sequence ATGAAGGCGGCCGAGGACGCGGCGCTCGGGCGGCTGGCCGCGCTGATGCAGGGCGCGGTGTGGCAGGCGGACCCGGCCACGCACCGCACGACGTTCATCTCCGAGCGCCTGTCGGACATCGTGGGGTTCACGCCCGAGCAGTGGACGGCCGAACCCGCGTTCTGGGAGTCGCGGCTGCATCCGGAGGACCGGACGTGGGTGCAGGAGGCCCTGGAGGGCGGCATCCGGCAGGGCGAACCGTTCACGCTGGAGTACCGGCTATTCGACACCGCCGGTCAGGTCGTGTGGGTGCGGGACCTGATCACGCCGGTGTACGACGGGACGCAGCTCACGGCGCTGGGCGGGATGATGCTGGACATCACCAGCGAGCGGGACAACGAGACGGCGCTGCGCACGGCCCTCGATCAGTTCGCGCGGCTGTTCAACGGCAGTCCGGTCGGTCTGGCCGTGATCGCCGCCGACTCGGGGCGGGTGCAGCGCAGCAACAACGCCTTCCGGGCGGTGGCGGGCCTGCGCACCTCGCTGCGGCCCGGCGCGCCCGGCACGGACACCCTGTGGGCGGACCCGGAGGCCGCCGCGCAGTTCTGGGCGGCCCTGCAGGCCGGGCCGGTGCAGGAGTGGCCGGCGCAGTGGCTGGACAGTGGGCGTGAGGTGCGCGAGGTGACGCTCAGCGCCGACCGCCTGAACGACGAGGGCGACACCGCGTTCGTCATGATGCGCGACGTGACCTCGCAGGTGCAGGCCCGGCGGGATTCGGAGGCCAGTGAGCGCCGCTTCCGGGCCCTGGTGCAGCACAGTTCCGATCTGATCACGGTCCTGCACCCCAGTGGCACGATCCTGTATGCCAGTCCGGCGGTGGAGGCGGTGCTGGGGTACGACAGCGAGGAAGCGGTGGGCCGCAACGCGCTGGATCACCTGCACCCGGACGACCACGAGGCGATCCAGCGAGAATTCGGGCGCGCCGTGTTCGGCGGGTCCGGCGCGACGGCGCGCATGACCAGCCGATTCATCTGCTGCAACGGCGAGTTCCGGCACCTGGAGTGGGTGGCCACCAATCAGCTGGACGACCCGTCCATTCAGGGCATCGTCATGAATTCCCGTGACGTGACCGAGCGGGTGCACGCCGACCAGGAACGCCTGGAGACCCAGCAGACCTTCGAGACGCTGTTCTCAGCGTCCCCGGAGGCGATCCTGCTCGTGGAGTTCGCGGGCGCGATGGAGATCGTCGAGTGCAACGACGTGGCGGCCGCCATGCGCGGGTACCAGCGGGACGAACTGATCGGACAGAGCACGTACCGGTCCATGCCGAACGGCGCGGCGCTGCTGGCCGACGCGAAGGCGAACGACGCGTTCCGCGAGCGGGTGCGGGCAGCCGGGCGGCTGCAGTTCGAGGCCGAACACCTGCACCGCGACGGTCACGTGTACCCCGTGGAGATCAATCTGGCCCTGGTGACCATCCGGGGGCGGGAAATGATGCTGTGCGTCGAGCGGGACATCTCCGAGCGGCGGGCGGCGGCGGAGGCGCTGGAGGCCAGTCAGGCGCGGCTGGTCGCCAGTGAGAAACTGGCGGGCCTGGGACGCCTGACGGCCGGACTGGCGCACGAGATCAACACGCCCCTGGCGGCCACCATGACCGAACTGCACGACGCGGCGCGGCTCGTGCAGGAGTACCGGGATTCGGTCGGGCACGCACAGGTCACGGACGCCGACCACCTGGAGATCGCGGCAGAACTGAACCGCGCGGTGGAGGCCGCGCAGCGGAACCTGACCCGGATCGGGGATTTCATCCGCAAGATCCGCGGGCACACGCGCGACACCATCACGGAGCGCGTGGCGTTCGACGCGGTGAAACACACGGAAAACACCCTGTCCATGCTGGCGCACGAGGCGCGAGCCGCGAAGGTCGACCTGCTGCTGGAACAGCCGCGTCTGCCGGTGCGGCTGCACGGGGAACCGGGGCGACTGACGCAGATCGTGACGAATCTGGTCGTGAACGCCCTTCACGCGTGCGCGCCGGGCTCGACCGTGACGGTCAGTTTCGAGGCGCTGGACGACGGCAGCGCCGTGATGCGGGTGCAGGACACCGGCAGCGGCATTCCCGAGGACGTCCTGCCGCGCATCTTCGAACCGATGTTCACCACCAAGCCCGTCGGGCAGGGCACCGGGCTGGGCCTGTCGATCATTCATGACATCATCACCGGTCATTTCGGCGGGGAAATTCAGGTGCAGACGTCCGGCGCGGGAACCTGCTTCACGGTGACCTTTCCGGCCCGTCCGCCCGGGGCGGCCCCAGCCCTGGAGACCGCCGCCACGACCTGA
- a CDS encoding alpha/beta fold hydrolase, whose product MIIPAADGTPLFVQQAGDGHPLILLHGLGSHGGWLDADLHHLAGTRRVIALDSRGHGRSGRPASYTLADHVSDVLTVMDALGVPQADVMGTSMGSYVAQALATTHPDRVSRLILVVPKASGQTSGTAILMAQHEEEMRGLTPQEVQAFLLDRMFAPGTPQAIRDEVARRTADDHATGLAQTPEQADAARRALERFDFRPGLPRVTAPTLILSGAHDPLNPPPAGAEIAALIPHARQEVLAHSGHFPALEETGWYRALVDDFLE is encoded by the coding sequence GTGATCATCCCCGCCGCCGACGGCACCCCCCTGTTCGTGCAGCAGGCGGGCGATGGGCACCCCCTGATCCTCCTGCACGGGCTGGGCAGCCACGGCGGCTGGCTGGACGCCGACCTGCACCACCTCGCCGGAACGCGGCGCGTGATCGCCCTCGACAGCCGCGGGCACGGCCGCTCGGGCCGCCCCGCGAGCTACACGCTGGCCGACCACGTCAGCGACGTGCTGACCGTCATGGACGCCCTGGGCGTCCCGCAGGCAGACGTGATGGGCACCAGCATGGGCAGCTACGTCGCGCAGGCCCTCGCCACCACGCACCCGGATCGCGTCTCGCGGCTGATCCTGGTCGTCCCGAAGGCCAGCGGACAGACCAGCGGCACCGCCATCCTGATGGCGCAGCACGAGGAAGAAATGCGTGGCCTGACCCCGCAGGAGGTCCAGGCGTTCCTGCTGGATCGCATGTTCGCCCCCGGCACCCCGCAGGCCATCCGGGACGAGGTCGCCCGCCGCACCGCCGACGACCACGCGACCGGACTGGCCCAGACACCGGAACAGGCCGACGCCGCCCGCCGCGCCCTGGAACGCTTCGACTTCCGCCCCGGCCTGCCGCGCGTCACCGCCCCCACCCTGATCCTCAGCGGCGCGCATGACCCCCTCAACCCACCCCCCGCCGGAGCGGAGATCGCCGCCCTGATCCCCCACGCCCGGCAGGAGGTCCTCGCGCACAGCGGGCACTTCCCCGCGCTGGAGGAGACGGGGTGGTACCGCGCGCTGGTGGACGACTTTCTGGAGTAG
- a CDS encoding ABC transporter substrate-binding protein, translating into MPKRTTLLTLTAVLVSAALTASAATYPQTVTHAAGTTTIPRQPLRVVALGPHALDLLLSIGVQPVGYGEASTFLKTPAFGSPIRDIKYLGSRVTSAPVNVGDRFNPNLEILTSLRPDLIVGETYAANVYPQLSRIAPTLLMDGIDRNAWQKTLPTLARALNRDAAYRAALTTYNKGVQATRAQLTAFGRKRVLVVWTAGGDARNTFTISGSDDWTGGLLRDVGLNVIDGQKKDAVVSVEGLAALNPDAVIVLAAGTSTPTRARAEWTAGAITSRLRASQAGQVYFFDYHLFRRIRGPIAAQLVERQLVKALR; encoded by the coding sequence ATGCCCAAACGAACCACCCTCCTGACCCTCACCGCTGTCCTGGTCAGCGCCGCCCTGACCGCCAGCGCCGCCACGTATCCCCAGACCGTCACGCACGCCGCCGGAACGACCACCATCCCCCGGCAGCCGCTGCGGGTCGTGGCCCTCGGCCCGCACGCGCTGGACCTGCTGCTGTCCATCGGCGTGCAGCCCGTCGGCTACGGCGAGGCCTCCACGTTCCTGAAAACCCCGGCGTTCGGTTCGCCCATCCGCGACATCAAGTACCTGGGCAGCCGCGTGACCAGCGCGCCCGTGAACGTCGGCGACCGCTTCAACCCGAACCTCGAGATCCTGACGTCCCTGCGCCCGGACCTGATCGTCGGCGAGACGTACGCCGCGAACGTGTACCCGCAGCTCAGCCGCATCGCGCCCACGCTGCTGATGGACGGCATCGACCGGAACGCGTGGCAGAAGACGCTACCCACCCTGGCCCGCGCCCTGAACCGCGACGCTGCCTACCGCGCCGCGCTGACCACCTACAACAAGGGTGTGCAGGCCACCCGTGCGCAGCTGACCGCGTTCGGCAGAAAGCGCGTGCTGGTCGTCTGGACGGCCGGAGGCGACGCCCGCAACACCTTCACGATCAGCGGCAGCGACGACTGGACCGGCGGCCTGCTGCGCGACGTGGGCCTGAACGTCATCGACGGCCAGAAGAAGGACGCCGTGGTCAGCGTGGAGGGGCTCGCGGCCCTGAACCCGGATGCCGTGATCGTCCTGGCCGCCGGGACCAGCACGCCCACCCGCGCCCGCGCCGAGTGGACTGCCGGGGCGATCACCAGCCGCCTGCGCGCCAGTCAGGCCGGGCAGGTGTACTTCTTCGACTACCACCTGTTCCGCCGCATCCGCGGCCCGATCGCCGCGCAACTCGTCGAACGGCAACTCGTCAAGGCGCTGCGCTGA
- a CDS encoding diguanylate cyclase: MARLSQQVAPSGHTVLVVDDDAELRATVSRLLQNCGHTTLSAEGGEEALALVAANDIHLILLDYFMPGMNGEDVVRELRQRGHSTQVVLQTGYASEQPPRTLLRDLDIQGYHDKSEGPDKLLVWVDAALKAHRHVRAISASRDGLNYILQAAPQLHRIQSLDGLLRGILLQLQGILGFSGACVAVSEDALTDGANGFVAVPHPQAQPFDVRVATGRFEGQAWHNLNGTEQSTVLHAATSGRACHTPYIALPLNVGDRNVGVVLVDSASRDQQLDLTLLEVFAAQAAVAIQNVQLFELATTDELTGLMNRRAWLSRLDEALHLGARHGHPTSVVLIDVDHFKRVNDTYGHLAGDAVLRALGALLREQLRLTDVAARYGGEELAVLLPHTDAAGAFRLADRLRQHMMDLRVPWADGAVNVTASMGVTTDPGGNSGPTPQDMLARADEALYRAKSGGRNRVVDLPVRADG; encoded by the coding sequence ATGGCGCGCCTGAGTCAGCAGGTGGCCCCCTCGGGCCACACGGTGCTCGTCGTGGACGACGACGCCGAACTGAGGGCCACCGTCAGCCGCCTCCTCCAGAACTGCGGACACACCACCCTGTCCGCCGAGGGCGGCGAGGAAGCGCTGGCGCTCGTGGCCGCGAACGACATTCACCTGATCCTCCTCGACTACTTCATGCCGGGCATGAACGGCGAGGACGTGGTGCGGGAACTGCGGCAGCGCGGTCACAGCACGCAGGTGGTGCTGCAGACCGGGTACGCGTCCGAACAGCCGCCCCGCACCTTGCTGCGCGACCTGGACATCCAGGGCTACCACGACAAGTCCGAAGGGCCCGACAAGCTGCTCGTGTGGGTGGACGCGGCCCTGAAAGCGCACCGGCACGTGCGGGCCATCAGCGCCTCCCGCGACGGCCTGAACTACATCCTGCAGGCGGCCCCGCAGCTGCACCGGATCCAGTCGCTGGACGGCCTGCTGCGCGGCATCCTGCTTCAGCTGCAGGGCATTCTGGGCTTCTCGGGCGCCTGCGTGGCCGTCAGCGAGGACGCCCTGACCGACGGCGCGAACGGCTTCGTGGCGGTCCCCCACCCCCAAGCGCAACCGTTCGACGTGCGGGTCGCCACCGGCCGCTTCGAGGGGCAGGCGTGGCACAACCTGAACGGGACCGAGCAGTCCACGGTCCTGCACGCGGCCACCAGCGGACGCGCCTGCCACACGCCCTACATCGCCCTGCCGCTGAATGTCGGGGACCGGAACGTGGGCGTGGTGCTCGTGGACAGCGCGTCGCGCGACCAGCAGCTCGACCTGACGCTGCTGGAGGTGTTCGCCGCGCAGGCGGCCGTGGCCATTCAGAACGTCCAGCTGTTCGAACTGGCCACCACGGATGAACTCACGGGCCTGATGAACCGCCGGGCGTGGCTGTCGCGGCTGGACGAGGCGCTGCACCTCGGCGCGCGGCACGGGCATCCCACGAGCGTCGTGCTGATCGACGTGGATCACTTCAAGCGGGTGAACGACACGTACGGGCACCTGGCGGGGGACGCGGTGCTGCGGGCGCTGGGCGCGCTGCTGCGGGAGCAGTTGCGCCTGACCGACGTGGCCGCCCGCTACGGCGGTGAGGAACTGGCCGTCCTACTGCCCCACACGGACGCGGCGGGTGCCTTCCGCCTGGCGGACCGGCTGCGGCAGCACATGATGGACCTGAGGGTCCCCTGGGCGGACGGCGCGGTGAACGTCACGGCCAGCATGGGCGTCACGACCGACCCTGGGGGGAACAGCGGCCCGACGCCGCAGGACATGCTGGCCCGAGCGGACGAGGCGCTGTACCGCGCGAAATCCGGGGGGCGCAACCGCGTGGTGGACCTGCCGGTCCGGGCGGACGGATGA
- a CDS encoding alpha/beta hydrolase, whose translation MQNEAWTVPGAPVEGYLWRAASPKAALLLSHGFGEYAGRYVERYHRLIPTLVDAGINVYAFDQRSHGKSPGRQAVADMNVLVEDHLKAREALRAQTLPVFALGHSMGGLVTAASAARDPRGLTGVILSSPALLVGEKEPAWLKRLAPLVARVAPGLKTSDLGTGGLSRLPDEVAAYEADPVMYHGNVPALTGATMLGLSGRLWPEYARWTLPTLTLHGTADRITDPRGSQRFHDTITSTDKTLHTVEGGYHELLNDEPREEVRQVILDWLRARTS comes from the coding sequence ATGCAAAACGAAGCGTGGACGGTACCGGGCGCGCCGGTCGAGGGATATCTGTGGCGGGCGGCCAGCCCGAAGGCGGCGCTGCTGCTCTCGCACGGGTTCGGGGAGTACGCGGGGCGTTACGTCGAGCGGTACCACCGACTGATCCCCACGCTGGTGGACGCCGGGATCAACGTGTACGCCTTCGATCAGCGCAGCCACGGGAAATCGCCGGGGCGGCAGGCGGTCGCGGACATGAACGTGCTCGTCGAGGATCACCTGAAGGCCCGCGAGGCCCTGCGGGCGCAGACGCTGCCGGTGTTCGCGCTGGGACACTCCATGGGCGGACTGGTCACGGCGGCCAGCGCGGCCCGCGACCCGCGCGGCCTGACCGGCGTGATCCTCTCCAGCCCGGCGCTGCTGGTGGGGGAGAAGGAGCCGGCCTGGCTCAAGCGGCTGGCGCCACTGGTTGCGCGGGTCGCGCCGGGCCTGAAGACCAGTGACCTGGGCACCGGCGGCCTGTCGCGCCTGCCCGACGAGGTCGCTGCGTACGAGGCCGACCCGGTCATGTACCACGGGAACGTCCCGGCCCTGACCGGCGCGACCATGCTGGGCCTCAGCGGGCGCCTGTGGCCCGAGTACGCCCGCTGGACGCTGCCCACCCTGACCCTGCACGGCACCGCCGACAGGATCACCGATCCGCGCGGCAGCCAGCGCTTCCACGATACGATCACGTCCACCGACAAGACGCTGCACACCGTCGAGGGCGGCTACCACGAACTCCTGAACGACGAACCGCGCGAGGAGGTGCGGCAGGTGATCCTCGACTGGCTGCGCGCCCGCACAAGTTGA
- a CDS encoding OsmC family protein → MADIARKAMAHWEGDLKHGKGTVSTESGVLDGAQYSFGTRFENGKGTNPEELLASAHAGCFTMQLSALLANHGHTVESLDTQATCEMVKDGAGFKVSAMKLVVRGKVTGSDQADFEEHVKQAADMCPMSRVMQGNVEITHEAILE, encoded by the coding sequence ATGGCAGACATCGCACGCAAGGCAATGGCCCACTGGGAAGGCGACCTCAAACACGGCAAGGGCACCGTCAGCACCGAGAGCGGCGTTCTGGACGGCGCGCAGTACTCGTTCGGCACCCGCTTCGAGAACGGCAAGGGCACCAACCCCGAAGAACTCCTCGCCAGCGCGCACGCCGGATGCTTCACCATGCAGCTCAGCGCGCTGCTCGCCAACCACGGCCACACGGTCGAGTCCCTGGATACGCAGGCCACCTGCGAGATGGTCAAGGACGGCGCGGGCTTCAAGGTCAGCGCCATGAAACTCGTCGTGCGCGGCAAGGTCACGGGCAGCGATCAGGCCGACTTCGAGGAGCACGTGAAGCAGGCCGCCGACATGTGCCCCATGAGCCGCGTCATGCAGGGCAACGTCGAGATCACCCACGAAGCCATCCTCGAATAA
- a CDS encoding S9 family peptidase, whose translation MTSAPRAARKGVLHDIHGIQRPDDYHWLKTQGRADPEVLAYLNAENAHLDAVMAPLRDTQAAIYRELLSHVQEQDDQPEVVRGAYAYFQRTLEGQAHAIIMRRPLAGGPEETLLDLNALKVREGLENVWVYRAVPSPDGRLWAYLLDTTGQEVFQLRVLDTASGELAEAPLTGLSGWVLDWNASGTALYYATDDATQRPDSIWRHMLGQPQAQDERLLHEPDATFRVAALTTEDGGTLRLVSQSNMAQEWWVLDTAQEGAQPTLLLARERGTEAPVLTDAGDHWLALTNHGGAEEFKLVRFPKRAGTLDWADAQDVLPYDPARHLTGLLLFRHHLLLSGREGGFTRLWVLARTPGGYGPARRVEFPEDSVTVRIGANHVFDTGSARIVFTSLTRPVEHLDLNLDSLDTTLVKATPVPNYDASMYVSEQTWITAPDGERVPVSLLRRRDTALPAPTLLYGYGSYGFSMDPAFSIARLPLVDRGWMYAIAHVRGGSELGRRWYDAGRLAHKMNTFTDFVAAGEALKADGTARELVAMGRSAGGLLIGAALNLRPDLWTAVFPGVPFVDVLSTMLDDSIPLTTNEYDEWGNPNHEEQYAVMAAYSPYDNLKAARYPHLFISTGLNDPRVAYWEPAKFAARVRDLAQPGSGTVVLKTIMGAGHGGSSSRYEYLNEIAEEYAYALAAVAGTLPTPDAP comes from the coding sequence ATGACCTCTGCACCTCGCGCTGCCCGCAAGGGCGTCCTGCACGATATTCACGGCATTCAGCGTCCCGACGACTACCACTGGCTGAAAACCCAGGGCAGGGCCGACCCCGAGGTACTGGCGTACCTGAACGCCGAGAACGCGCACCTGGACGCCGTGATGGCCCCGCTGCGGGACACGCAGGCGGCGATCTACCGCGAGCTGCTGTCGCACGTGCAGGAGCAGGACGACCAGCCGGAGGTCGTGCGCGGCGCGTACGCGTACTTCCAGCGGACCCTGGAGGGGCAGGCGCACGCGATCATCATGCGCCGTCCCCTGGCGGGCGGCCCGGAGGAGACGCTGCTGGACCTGAACGCCCTGAAGGTCCGCGAGGGCCTGGAGAACGTGTGGGTGTACCGCGCGGTGCCCAGCCCGGACGGGCGGCTGTGGGCGTACCTGCTCGACACGACCGGGCAGGAGGTCTTCCAGCTGCGCGTGCTGGACACCGCCAGCGGCGAACTGGCCGAGGCCCCGTTGACCGGCCTGAGCGGCTGGGTGCTGGACTGGAACGCGTCGGGCACCGCGCTGTACTACGCGACCGACGACGCCACGCAGCGCCCGGACAGCATCTGGCGGCACATGCTGGGGCAGCCCCAGGCGCAGGACGAGCGGCTGCTGCACGAACCGGACGCGACCTTCCGCGTGGCCGCCCTGACGACCGAGGACGGCGGCACGCTGCGGCTGGTCAGCCAGAGCAACATGGCGCAGGAGTGGTGGGTGCTGGACACCGCGCAGGAGGGCGCGCAGCCCACGCTGCTCCTCGCGCGTGAACGCGGCACCGAGGCCCCGGTCCTGACCGACGCCGGGGATCACTGGCTGGCCCTCACGAACCACGGCGGGGCCGAGGAATTCAAACTCGTGCGCTTCCCGAAACGCGCGGGCACGCTGGACTGGGCCGACGCGCAGGATGTCCTCCCGTACGACCCGGCGCGCCACCTGACCGGCCTGCTCCTCTTCCGCCATCACCTGCTGCTGTCCGGGCGAGAGGGGGGCTTCACGCGCCTGTGGGTGCTGGCCCGCACGCCCGGCGGGTACGGTCCGGCCCGCCGCGTCGAGTTCCCCGAGGACAGCGTCACCGTCCGCATCGGCGCGAACCACGTCTTCGACACGGGCAGCGCGCGGATCGTGTTCACCAGCCTCACCCGGCCTGTAGAACACCTGGACCTCAATCTGGACAGTCTGGACACCACGCTCGTGAAGGCCACGCCAGTCCCGAACTACGATGCCAGCATGTACGTCAGTGAGCAGACTTGGATCACCGCGCCCGACGGCGAGCGCGTCCCCGTGAGCCTGCTGCGCCGCCGGGACACGGCGCTGCCCGCGCCGACGCTGCTGTATGGCTACGGCAGTTACGGCTTCAGCATGGACCCCGCGTTCTCCATCGCGCGCCTGCCGCTGGTGGACCGGGGCTGGATGTACGCCATCGCGCACGTCCGGGGCGGGTCCGAACTGGGCCGCCGCTGGTACGACGCCGGGCGACTGGCGCACAAGATGAACACCTTCACCGACTTCGTCGCCGCCGGGGAGGCCCTGAAGGCGGACGGCACCGCGCGCGAACTGGTCGCCATGGGCCGCAGCGCGGGCGGCCTGCTGATAGGCGCGGCGCTGAACCTGCGCCCCGACCTGTGGACCGCCGTGTTCCCCGGCGTGCCGTTCGTGGACGTGCTGAGCACCATGCTCGACGACAGCATCCCGCTGACCACGAACGAGTACGACGAGTGGGGCAACCCCAACCACGAAGAGCAGTACGCCGTGATGGCCGCGTACAGCCCCTACGACAACCTGAAGGCCGCTCGCTACCCGCACTTGTTCATCAGCACCGGCCTGAACGACCCGCGCGTCGCGTACTGGGAACCCGCCAAGTTCGCTGCCCGTGTGCGCGACCTCGCGCAGCCCGGCAGCGGCACGGTCGTCCTGAAGACCATCATGGGCGCCGGGCACGGGGGGTCCAGCAGCCGCTACGAGTACCTCAACGAGATCGCCGAGGAGTACGCCTACGCGCTGGCCGCCGTGGCGGGCACCCTCCCCACCCCGGACGCCCCGTGA
- a CDS encoding M12 family metallopeptidase gives MRVASSLIVLSVILAACSPSSTPDARVTPEKAPATLIMPDGTEQQVMGFKQDGYLMLEDDIILADLSSAKVGKEGTYVVDTRYRWTGRTIPYTFAANVPQAIRDRVAAAASAIRSTTNVVVTPRTSTTQRNYVEITYNTGTSCASSLGMVGGKQTITLADRCTTGSIIHEFGHAMGLFHEQTRPDRDKSVTIIWANIPADWQSQYQIRSGSAGYGAYDFDSIMHYPAFFDGKIAIQPLNSSIDLNRMGQRNGFSTTDKSTINAMYPR, from the coding sequence ATGCGCGTCGCATCGTCCCTGATCGTCCTGTCCGTCATCCTCGCTGCCTGCAGCCCGTCCTCCACCCCCGACGCCCGCGTGACCCCCGAGAAGGCCCCCGCGACCCTGATCATGCCCGACGGTACCGAGCAGCAGGTCATGGGCTTCAAGCAGGACGGCTACCTGATGCTCGAGGACGACATCATCCTCGCGGACCTCAGCAGCGCCAAGGTCGGCAAGGAGGGCACGTACGTCGTGGATACCCGGTACCGCTGGACGGGCCGGACCATTCCGTACACCTTCGCCGCGAACGTCCCCCAGGCGATCCGTGACCGCGTGGCGGCCGCCGCCTCCGCGATCCGCTCGACCACGAACGTCGTCGTGACCCCCCGCACCAGCACCACGCAGCGCAACTACGTGGAGATCACGTACAACACCGGCACCAGCTGCGCGTCCAGCCTGGGCATGGTGGGCGGCAAGCAGACCATCACCCTGGCCGACCGCTGCACGACCGGCTCGATCATTCACGAGTTCGGGCACGCCATGGGCCTGTTCCACGAGCAGACCCGCCCCGACCGCGACAAGTCCGTGACGATCATCTGGGCGAACATCCCCGCCGACTGGCAGAGCCAGTACCAGATCCGCAGCGGCAGCGCCGGGTACGGCGCGTACGACTTCGACTCGATCATGCACTACCCCGCGTTCTTCGACGGGAAGATCGCCATCCAGCCGCTGAACAGCAGCATCGACCTGAACCGCATGGGTCAGCGCAACGGGTTCTCCACGACCGACAAGAGCACCATCAACGCCATGTACCCCCGCTGA